GGAGTCGAAATTTCGATGACCTCCGGCCCTACTCTTGATAAACCGGGCGACCTTGCCGGGTTGTTAACCAAATTAAACGAAAGAGATGTTTTATTCATAGATGAGATTCACCGGTTGAATGCGAGCGTTAAGGAATATCTTTATTCCGCGATGGAAGACTATCAAATCGACATTATGATTGATAAAGGTCCAAGTGCCCGCAGCGTCCAGCTTAAGCTATCCGGATTTACCCTTATCGGGGCAACAACCCGCGCCGGTTTGCTTGAATCACCATTCAGGGGACGATTCGGTGTGGTGGAAAGGTTGGATTTTTACAAGACGGAAGATCTAAAGAAGGTGATAAAAAGATCGGCGGAAATACTGCAAGTAGGAATAAGCGAAGAAGCGACGGAGGAGCTTGCCAAGCGTTCAAGGGGAACGCCGAGGATAGCAAACAGGCTTCTGAGACGGGTAAGGGATTTCGCGCAGGTTGAGGGAACGGGCGACATTACAATCGGTTTATCCAAAAGCGCTCTTGATAAACTTCAAGTGGACGAAGTTGGATTAGACGAAATGGACAAAAAAGTTATATCAACAATAATAGAAAAATTCGGTGGTGGCCCTGTTGGTCTAAATAGTCTCGCAGTTGCAGTTGGCGAGGAAAGCGGCACCATTGAGGAAGTTTACGAACCCTTTCTAATAAAGGAAGGATTTATTCAGCGAACGAATCGAGGCAGAGAAGTAACTGCCCGAGCATATAAACATTTTGGAATTAAAATTCCAAATAATATTCAAGGATCGATGTTTACAGATTAGGAGATAGAATGATATGGGGATGAGATTAGTAGAATTCCAGTATAATTTACCGGATAGATTTGTGGCGCAATCGCCATTACCAAAAAGAGATAGATCAAAATTGATGGTGCTTCACAAAGAAACAGGTGAGATCGAGCATAGGACTTTTTATAACATAATTGACTATATGGAGAAAGGCGATTGTCTGATTCTAAATGAGACAAAGGTTTTTCCTGCTCGCGTTCAGGCAATAAAAGAAAAAACAAACGCAAAAGTAGAGCTTTTCCTTTTGAGGGAGCTGGAAAGCAATATGTGGGAAGTTCTTGTCAGACCGGCTCGTAAAGTCCGAATCGGCAATAAGCTCAGCATAACCAAAGAAGTAACCTGTGACGTAATTGATAATACCGTCTCCGGCGGCAGAGTAGTGCGGTTTTCCTGCAACGGTGATGACGTTTATAAGATACTTGATAAAGTTGGCTCAGCTCCATTGCCGCCTTACATTAAGAGAAAAGCGACCAAAGTGGATAAGAAACGTTACCAGACGGTGTACGCAACCCATGTGGGAGCTGTAGCTGCACCGACAGCAGGGCTTCATTTTACTCTTCCGCTTCTCGAAAAAGCGAAAAAGAAAGGCGTTCATGTCGTTCCGATAGTTTTGAATGTGGGACTCGGAACATTCAAGCCCGTTCATGTTGAAGATTTATCAAGGCATCGAATGGATTCGGAGTATTTTGAAATACCTATTGACGCTGCTAATATAGTGAACAACGCTATGGAACAGGGGAAGAAGATAATGAGCGTTGGAACCACGACCACAAGAGCGTTGGAATCGGTTTACATAAATCA
This Candidatus Neomarinimicrobiota bacterium DNA region includes the following protein-coding sequences:
- the ruvB gene encoding Holliday junction branch migration DNA helicase RuvB, with amino-acid sequence MSADENKRTDISIPVELSGERELEKTLRPKLFSDFIGQKEKVDNLKLYIKAALGRGEPLDHVLLFGPPGLGKTTIANIIANELGVEISMTSGPTLDKPGDLAGLLTKLNERDVLFIDEIHRLNASVKEYLYSAMEDYQIDIMIDKGPSARSVQLKLSGFTLIGATTRAGLLESPFRGRFGVVERLDFYKTEDLKKVIKRSAEILQVGISEEATEELAKRSRGTPRIANRLLRRVRDFAQVEGTGDITIGLSKSALDKLQVDEVGLDEMDKKVISTIIEKFGGGPVGLNSLAVAVGEESGTIEEVYEPFLIKEGFIQRTNRGREVTARAYKHFGIKIPNNIQGSMFTD
- the queA gene encoding tRNA preQ1(34) S-adenosylmethionine ribosyltransferase-isomerase QueA encodes the protein MRLVEFQYNLPDRFVAQSPLPKRDRSKLMVLHKETGEIEHRTFYNIIDYMEKGDCLILNETKVFPARVQAIKEKTNAKVELFLLRELESNMWEVLVRPARKVRIGNKLSITKEVTCDVIDNTVSGGRVVRFSCNGDDVYKILDKVGSAPLPPYIKRKATKVDKKRYQTVYATHVGAVAAPTAGLHFTLPLLEKAKKKGVHVVPIVLNVGLGTFKPVHVEDLSRHRMDSEYFEIPIDAANIVNNAMEQGKKIMSVGTTTTRALESVYINQYRINPGMGWTDKFIFPPYDFKVVDKLLTNFHMPGSTLLMLVSAFATRDMIFKAYEVAKKKKYRFYSYGDAMLII